Part of the Sulfitobacter donghicola DSW-25 = KCTC 12864 = JCM 14565 genome, CACTGAGCTTGTCGCTGGCGCGTCTGGCATGGTTGTCGCCACAACTTTCGCCTCAAACGTTGCGCGGGTAAAAACCCTTGCTGTTGCAGGGGCCAAGGCAGGGCGTTCGGTTGTCCTGTTGGGGCGTGCGATGAAACGGATGGTCGAGGCTTCGATTGAAACAGGCGTTTTGACCGATTTCCCCTCTACCATCAGCCCAGAGCAGGCGCGTGATGTGCCGCGTGAAAACCTGCTGTTGCTGGTGACAGGATCGCAGGGTGAACGCCGTGCTGCCTCGGCGCAATTGGCGCGTGGCAAATACATGGGGATCACGATGAAAGAGGGGGATATGTTCCTCTTTTCCTCCAAAACCATCCCCGGCAACGAAAAAGGTGTTATCCGCATCATCAACCAATTCTCGGAAATGGGTGTTGATGTGGTTGATGACAGCTCGGGGAAATACCACGTTTCGGGCCACGCGAACCGCCCTGATCTGGAAACGCTGCATGATGTGATCAAACCTCAGGTGTTGATCCCGATGCATGGCGAACACCGCCACCTGCGCGAACACGTCAAAATTGCCGAGGGCAAAGGCCTGACGGGTGTTCTGGCGGTGAACGGCATGATGATCGACCTGTCGGGTAACGAACCAAAGGTTGCCGAGTATGTCGAAACGGGGCGGACCTATCTGGACGGTTCGGTTCAGGTGGGCGCGCTAGACGGTGTTGTGCGTGACCGCATTCGCATGGCGCTGAACGGTCATTTGACTGTGACGGTGCTGATGGACGAGGAAGACGAGCCTTTGGGCGATCCTTGGGTCGATGCCATGGGGCTATCCGAAACGGGTATTAGCAAAGCGCCTTTGGTGGATGTGATCGAACATGACCTTAGCCAGTGGCTGGGTCGGGCAGGGGCCAAGACCCTGCGCGATGACAAGGCATTGGACGAGGGGCTGCGCAAGGCGGCTCGTCAGTCTGCCCAGAACGAAATCGGCAAAAAGCCCGAAGTCACCGTTGTCGTTAGCCGCCTAAGCTAACGTCTACGGACGAGCGGACCCAAAAAGAAAAGCCCCGCAGAGGATGCGGGGCTTTTTTGTATTCGGTTCTAAGAACGGTTTAGTTCTTTGGACGATCCGCAAAGCTGAATTCGATAAAGCTGGGCGTGTGATCACCCAAACCCACAACGGTGTTTGAGTTGCGATCATCGCGGCGGTCATTTTTACGACCACCACTGCGCGAACGCGGTGTGCGACGGTCTGACTTTGGCTCAGGTTTAGGGGTCTCGGAAACCTTTGCTTCAGCAGCTTTTGCTTCAGGGGCTTTCGTTTCCTCAACCGCTGGCGCGTCGGCTGTCGCTTCGGTTGCTGCAGCTTCGACTGTCTCGGGCTTTTTACGGCTGCGTGAACGGGTGCGCTTTGGCTTTTCGGTTGTGGGCGCGGCCTCTTCGCTAGGGGCTGCCGCTTCAGCGGCAGGAGCTTCGGCTTTTGCTTTTGTCGCTAAAGGGTTCTCGACGCGGGGGATTTCCTTTTGGACCAAACGTTCAACATCTTCGAAGTTCTTTTCGTCGCGCGGCGAGCAGATCATGATCGCCTTGCCGTCACGGCCAGCGCGGCCTGTGCGGCCAATGCGGTGCACATAATCCTCGGCGTGGCTGGGAACGTCAAAGTTGAACACGTGGCTCACGGATGGAACATCCAAGCCGCGTGCGGCAACATCCGAGGCCACCAAAAAGCGCAGTTCGCCATTCCGAAAACCCTCAAGCGTGCGCGTGCGTTGGCTCTGGTCCAAATCTCCATGGATCGGGGCGGCGTCGTATTTGTATTTTTTCAGAGACTTGGCGACCGCATCCACATCCATCTTGCGGTTGCAAAAGATGATTGCGTTTGTGCATTTGTCGGCTTCAAGGTCGATCAATGCGCGCAGAACTTTGCGTTTCTCAGTTGCTTCGCGGTCTTTGCGCGATGCTTTGAACATCACCACACCCTGTTCGATGTTTTCCGAGGTGGTCGCCTGACGGGCCATCTCGATGCGTTCGGGGTTGCTGAGGAAGGTGTTTGTAATCCGCTCGATCTCGGGCGCCATCGTGGCCGAGAAGAACAATGTCTGGCGGGTGAAGGGCGTCAGACCAAAGATGCGTTCGATGTCTGGGATGAACCCCATGTCGAGCATCCGGTCCGCTTCGTCGATCACCATGACCTTAACGTCGGTCAGGATCAGCTTGCCGCGTTCGTGGTGGTCCAACAGGCGACCTGGTGTGGCGATCAGAACGTCCACGCCTTTGTCGATCAGCTTGTCCTGTTCTTTGAACGAAACGCCACCGATCAGCAGCGCTTTGGTCAGCTTTGTGTATTTGGCGTAGGTGTCAAAGTTTTCGGCAACCTGTGCGGCCAATTCGCGTGTCGGGCACAGAACCAGACTGCGTGGCATACGGGCACGGGCGCGGCCGCGTGCAAGCATGGTGATCATGGGCAGGGTAAAGCTGGCGGTTTTGCCGGTACCTGTTTGCGCGATCCCCAGAACATCGCGGCCTGTTAGGGCAGGGGGAATGGCGCCTGCCTGAATCGGTGTCGGGCTGTCATAGCCGGCTTCTTCGATTGCTTTGAGGACCTTGGGGTTCAGGTTTAGATCGGTAAATTTTGTCATGTGTATCCGTAAGTTGCGGACACTCATGTGGCCCGCGGCAGCGTCTAAGTCGGCCCGAATGGCCCAAAGGGCGGCTTTTGCCGCGACATATCTGGCATGCGCATAGCAACTTGCGAGGGTAGCGTCAAATATTTGTGAATTCTGGGAAATTTTTCGCGACAGCTGTGTCAAACGGGAAGCTGGTGCAAAGCAGGTGATTTTGCGCGTTCAGGCGCGCGCGCAGCTCGGGCGTGTCGGCGCAAACCTCTTGGAAAAACGCCTTTAGGCCTGCTTTGCCATCCTCGTCATAAAGCATGTTGAATAGCTCGTGCATGGTGATTCCGCCGCGTTCACGGCTGCGCGCAGGGCCAAGATCAGCGCGGTAAGAGCCTTCATTCAGGCGATATTCAAAATGGCTGTACCACGTGTCCCAATCCAAAGCGTGGAAATGGGCGAGGTGAAGATCGGGCAGCTCGACATGGTTTGGATTTGTCTCGCCCTTCACAAAAGCATTGTGGATACGGAATTTGAGCCCCTCAATCCCCGTGCGCACAAATAATTTGCCAGCAATATGGCTCAGGAAACCGCCCTTTAGATGTTCGCCGTAAGTTGGGTACAGCGCCGAGACGACCTGTTCGCGTTTGCCGTTCGCTGGCACAAAGGTTTTAAAGGCAGCTTCGACCTGAGGATCACACCCCGCAAGCAGCTCCATCGGGCGCGCGCGTGCGCATTGGGTGCCGTCAGGCAGAGCGGCCAGCGTTTCAGCAATGGGCGTATCTGCAACCAGAAACTCATCCACATCCATGTGGATCAGCCAATCAACCTCGTCACGCGCCCGCTTATAGGCGCGGGTGGCGTTAAGGGTCTGGCGCGGCTGGTGCATATCGGGGCGGTCGCCGTTTAGGCGTTTCCAATAGCCCTCATCACAGCGCACAACACGGGTTTTGGGGTGGTTGCGCAGGGCTTCCTGCGCCTCGGGGTTTGGCGCATCGAGATAGATATAGATGCGATGCGCGCCCAGCTCGATGTGATAGGCGGCAAAGCGCAGGATCGCGGCGGTATCCGCTTTGATCGTAGCGACGATGCCCCATTTAGTCATATTACACCATCATCTCTTTGGTGGCTGTTAGTTTTACATCGGGATAGTCGCGATCAACGCGATCAATGTCCCACTGTAGGCGGGTCAGATAGACGATGTCGCCATCGTGGTCATAGGCGATGTGCTGTTTGTTGGCGTCCGTGAATTTATCGACAGCGGCCTTGTCCCCGCTCACCCAACGGGCCGAGGTGAACTGCGATTGCTCAAACCGTACGGGCAGGCCGTATTCCAGCTCGATCCGGCTGGCGAGGACTTCGAACTGCAATTGGCCAACCACACCCACGACAAAGCCAGAGCCGATGGAGGGTTTGAACACCTTAGCAGCGCCTTCTTCGGCGAACTGCATCAGGGCTTTTTCAAGGTGTTTTGATTTCAGCGGGTCGCCTGCGCGCACGCCTTGCAACAGTTCGGGCGCAAAAGAGGGGATTCCGGTCACGCGGATTGCTTCGCCTTCGGTCAGCGTATCGCCGATGCGCAGCTGCCCGTGGTTGGGAATGCCGATGATGTCGCCTGCCCATGCTTCCTCGGCCAGCTCACGGTCAGAGGCAAGGAACATGACGGGGTTTGTGACGCTCATCGGTTTCTTGGTGCGCACATGGGTCAGTTTCATACCGCGGGTGAAGTGCCCTGACGCAAGGCGCACAAAGGCCACGCGGTCGCGGTGTTTGGGGTCCATATTCGCCTGAACCTTGAAAACAAATCCGGCGACTTTCTTTTCCTCGGGCGCGATCTGGCGCGGTTGCGCTTTTTGCACCTGCGGCTCTGGGCCATAGGTGGCGATACCGTCCATTAGTTCCTTAACGCCGAATGAGTTGATCGCAGAGCCGAACCAGATCGGCGTCAAAGACCCCTCAGCCATCAGCTCGGCGTCTAGGGGCGGCATCAATTCGCGCACCATCTCTAGGTCTTCTTTCAGCTTTTCCAACAGCTCGGCTGGCACATGTTCGGCCAGTTTCGGATCATCCAGCCCTTCGATGCTGATGCTTTCGGCGACTTTGTTGCGGTCTGCACGGTCCATTAGCTCCAGACGATCGCGCAGGATGTCGTAACAGCCGATAAAATCGCGGCCTACGCCGATTGGCCAGCTGGCTGGGGTCACATCAATGGCGAGGTTCTCTTGGATCTCGTCAATGATCTCAAACACATCGCGGCTTTCGCGGTCCATCTTGTTACAAAATGTCAGGATGGGCAGGTCGCGCATGCGGCAAACTTCGAACAGCTTTTGCGTCTGGCTTTCCACACCTTTCGCGCCGTCAATCACCATCACGGCGGCATCCACAGCCGTCAGGGTGCGGTAGGTATCTTCGGAGAAATCCGAGTGACCAGGCGTGTCGACGAGGTTAAAGCGATAGTTGATTTCGCTGCCCTGATAGTCAAACGACATGGCCGATGCCGAGACCGAGATGCCACGATCCTTTTCCATCGCCATAAAGTCGGAACGGGTGCGCCGCGCTTCGCCTTTTGCACGGACCTGACCCGCCATTTGGATCGCGCCGCCAAACAACAGGAACTTTTCAGTCAATGTCGTCTTCCCCGCATCGGGGTGGCTGATGATCGCAAAAGTACGGCGGCGCGCAATTTCTGGCGGCAGTTCGGGGCGATTTGTGTTGTTGTCCAGCATGTTGCGGTGCGATCCTGATGGTGATGTGCCTAGGTTGTGCGGAACGCTCAAACGTAAGGCTATGTTGGGGCGTACACATACCCTACAGGGCAGCTAAGGCAAGTCTCAGCGGCTAGATGCTTTTTTGAGCAAGCCAGCGGCATCTGGACGATCCAGCAGACCTTCCTGAACGTCCAGCCCTGCATGGGGCAGGTCGGAATGGCCGGGCACATAGTTGCCAAGGCTTTCAGACAGTTCTTCGGGCAGGACAGAGCGCGTTCGGCTATCAATCAACATGCTTTCGGCGGCAATGCCTTCGGCATAGATGATCTGGTGGCTATCAAACAGCAGTTGGAAATAGTCGACAAAGCCGCCTTCGGCTACTGTGACAGTATCGCCATTCACCAAATGGCGCGCTTTGACCAGCAGTTCGGAACGCCCTGCGCCCAATTCATCGGTACGTTGATAGATGAACAGGCGGTGATCGGGGCTGACCAACAGGTCAGCCGTGTTATTGAGCGCGCCCGCCGCAATACGGATCGGGGCGAATTCGCCGACCGCGCGGGTGGTGGTGGTGCCGATCCAGCGCAGGGTTTGTACACCGTCATCGCGTGTTAGGATGCGGTCTCCTACGGTTAGGTCTTCTACAGGGCGTTGCGCACCAGATGCTAACGTGACGTTTGTACCTCTGGTAAAGCTGACACAGGCGACTTGGGCGAACTTGGAAAGGGCTGCTTCGCGGTCAACGCCAACAAGGCGGTATTCGGTTTTTGAACTCAGCTCGTTGAAGGGGAGCAGGTAAATCTCGGCAACATCGCCTTGCTCATCCACTTCGACAAGGATCAGAGCGTCCGAAATACTGCCATCGGGCGACATAAACGTGACCGCGCTATCCAGATGGACGATCGCCTCATGGGTGCCGACATTGCTGTCATAGCCAACCCGAAAACTGGCATCGCTTTTGGCGACCAAGGAGAGGCGTTGAGGTTCTGATGCAAATTCCAACTCATAGACATCGTCAAGGATCAGCTCGCTCGCGAATGAGATCGCATCCCCCATATTCGCACCATCTGTAGCGCGAAATTGGCTTGCGGCGTAAACGGGTACGCTTTGCGAAGAGAGGGAGCCTGTGGACATGCGTTGCGCCTTTGTGAGGTCTGTTTGGGCAAGTGATAACATAGAATTATGACATGTTAGGGTCAATGGAGCGGTGTTTTGCTGGCGTAACCACCAGTACTGCGATAGCCCTATGAAAAAGTTTAGGGAGACACAAAATGGATCTGGGAATTCGCGGTAAAAAAGCGCTGGTATGTGCGTCATCCAAAGGTTTGGGGTTGGGGTGCGCCGAAGCCTTGGCCGCTGCTGGCGTTAATCTGGTGATGAATGCACGCGGCGCAGAGGCGCTGGAGGCCTCGGCAGAGCGCCTGCGTTCGCAATACGGTGTGAACATCGTGACCGTCGCCGCTGATGTCGCGACTGAAGAAGGTCAGGAGGCAGTGATCCAAGCGTCCAAAGGCGTGGATATTCTGGTCAACAACGCGGGCGGGCCTCCTCCCGGTATGTGGACCGATTGGGACCGTGATGATTTCATCAAAGCGCTGGATGCAAATATGCTGGCGCCAATCGCGCTGATCAAAGCTTTGGTCCCTGATATGATGGAGCAGGGCTGGGGCCGTGTGGTGAACATCACCTCACAATCCGTGCGGGCGCCTATCGGTGTGCTGGGCCTTAGCAATTCAGCGCGCACAGGTTTGACAGGGTATGTCGCAGGCACCAGCCGTCAGGTGGCAGGCAAAGGGGTGACCATCAACAACCTGCTTCCCGGTATTCACGCAACTGACCGTGCTGATGCGCTGGACGGTGGTGTTGTCGCGGCCAAGGGGATCTCGTTGGACGAGGCCCGTTCGGAACGCGCGGCAACCATTCCCGCTGGCCGTTATGGTACGCGTGATGAATTTGGCGCGGCTTGTGCGTTCTTATGCTCGCAACATGCGGGTTTCATCGTGGGGCAGTCTATATTGCTGGACGGTGGCGCTACGAATATCACAATGTAGTGGCTGACACGTTGTAATGGCTGAGAAATTCTCACTCAAGGATCACCTGTTCAACGATCAAACCGTTGCGCGTTTGGCTGGCGAATTTGCCGCTGGCATCGCGGGGTTTGACGCTGATCGGTTTGCGGCCGAGGCCTTGGCAGGCTTCCCCGAGCGGGAATTGATGGCGCGTATGGAATGGATGGCTGATTGCCTTGAGGGGCAATTGGCGTCCGACTTCCCTGCGATGGCAGACCAGTTGCAGGCGGCATTGCCACCGCGGTTGGATGTGAGCAAAACGGATGATGATTTTGGCCATTTCATCCATGCCATGCCGGGAATTTTGGCCGTGCGCCATGGGCTTGAAACGGACCGCGCGCGGGCGATGACGTTGCTCTATGAAGCGACGCAGCGCTTTTCGATGGAGTTTTATATCCGCGCCTTTATCAACCGGTGGCCAGATGAAACGATGGCCCAATTGGCCGACTGGTCGGGCGATAAAAACTATCACGTTCGCCGATTGGTGAGCGAGGGCACGCGGCCGAGGTTGCCTTGGGCGCAGAATGTGACGTTGACCCACGATCAAACGCTGCCTTTGCTTGATCGGCTGTATGCTGATCCCACGCGCTATGTCACACGGTCGGTGGCCAACCACCTGAATGACCTGAGCAAGATTGTTCCAGATGAGGTGTTGGCGCGGTTTGAGCGTTGGCAAGATGAGGGGCGCCAAAGCGCTGATGAGCTGGCTTGGATGCGCCGCCATGCCCTGCGGACGTTGATCAAACAGGGGCATGAGGGCGCTATGGCGGCATTGGGGTACCGCGCTGATGCGCCAGTGACAGCTCAGATTTTGCTGGGGCAGAACACGGTCAAGATCGACGATGCTTTGGCCTTTGACGTTGTGCTGAACAGCACCGAGAGCGCGCCCGTTCTTGTAGATTACAGAGTGGATTTCATGCGCGCGGGCGGAAAACGCGCTGAAAAAGTGTTCAAACTGAAGGTCGCCGAGGTCAAGGCGGGGAAGCCGCTCAAGATCAAAAAATCCCATCGTTTCAAAGGGAACGCAACGACGTTTCGCTTGTTTGAGGGGCTGCATAGGATTACCGTGCAGGTGAATGGCCGCGATGTGGCAACGGCATCTTTTGATCTGGTGACATAAGGGGTGTTCACGATCCCGACAGTTGCTGGCGTTTGGGATGGTTTTTGCAGCAGCTGTATCGTAGCCACGCCTTAAGTTCCCTAACAGAGGTCTGCCATGCAACCCGTAATCCTGATCGCCACTTTTGGCCTTATCATCCTTGCTTCTTTATTGGCCGCGCCGCGCAGCGCCAGTGTGGAAGGCTTTTTTGGCGGGCGAGGAGAGCAAGGGCGCAACCCTGGTTTATGGGTGTTGGTGCTAAGCCAGGTCACAACTTGGATTTTTGCGCGCAGCCTGATGAACGCCGCGATCCTTGGATATTATTACGGCATGGCAGGTACCTTGGCCTATGCAGCCTATTACGGGTCTTTCCTGACAGGCGGTTTTATCGTTGGGCGCTTGCGTGAAGGGAAGGCGACCTCGGTTCAGGATTGGCTGGGCGCGCGTTTTGGCGCGGTAGGCAATGGGTGCTATAACTTTGTGATCGCGCTGCGATTGCTCTCCGAAGTATTTGCGAATCTGATCGTCGTTGGTTTGATTTTTAATGCAGTTTTGGAAGGTAGCGGCACAACAGCCATCTGGATTGTCGCCATTCTGGGGCTGGCCTATTCCGCTTGGGGCGGGTTGAGCGCGGCTTTGCGAACGGATGTTGTGCAAATGGTTGTGTTCATTGGTGTATTTGGCATCGCCTTTGTTGCTCTGGTGACCAGCAGCGCGTTTGATTTGGGCGCTGTTATCACTTCTTCTGGTACGGCGGGCAGCTATAATGGCTGGGTTTTGCTGGCTGTGGCTGGCTTGCAGGTGTTCAGCTATCCCGCCCATGATCCTGTAATGATGGATCGCGGGTTTATCGCGAGCGAGCGTGTCACACAGGCCTCTTTCCAGCACGCCTTTTGGATCAGCACCCTGTGTATCATCGGATTTGGCTTTTTCGGTATTCAGGCGGGGCTGGTTGGCGCCAGCTATGAGGGCCAGTTGATCGGCACTTGGGCAGAGATGTTCCCGTCGTGGATCTTTAGCTTGTTGATGATCTCGCTTTTGGTTTCTGCGCTTAGCACGCTGGATTCCGCGCTATCCTCTGCGGCGCGTTTGGTGGTCGAAGAGGGCGGCCTGCCGCGCACTTTGACAGCGGGGCGTCTGGTGATGGTTGTCTTTATGCTGGCGGGAACGTTGCTGACCCTTTGGGGGAATGCCACGTTGTTTGATGCAGTCGCAGTTAGCGGCACCGCGTCGATGTTCCTGACGCCTGTGTTGATTGTCGGGCTGGTGATGGGGCGCCAGATTGCCTTGTGGAGCTACCTTGTCGCCTTTGGTGCAGCCATTGCCGGTGCGTTTATCTATTTTGCGCGCGGTTGGGATAGCGTGGCGGCATGGCTCAT contains:
- a CDS encoding ribonuclease J, which gives rise to MSSERLIYLPLGGAGEIGMNAYVYGYGKPNKERLIVVDIGVAFPDMDTSPGVDLIIADIDWLEQRKDRIDAVFVTHAHEDHVGGIAHTYDRLQAPIYARKFTANITKRKMSEYGHPDDAVTIVGTYPHQVEAGPFKVGFQPISHSIPESSALVIDTPAGRIVHSGDFKVDLTPGVGEPFDPEAFKEIAKDGVKALICDSTNVFSQEAGRSEATLPDAITELVAGASGMVVATTFASNVARVKTLAVAGAKAGRSVVLLGRAMKRMVEASIETGVLTDFPSTISPEQARDVPRENLLLLVTGSQGERRAASAQLARGKYMGITMKEGDMFLFSSKTIPGNEKGVIRIINQFSEMGVDVVDDSSGKYHVSGHANRPDLETLHDVIKPQVLIPMHGEHRHLREHVKIAEGKGLTGVLAVNGMMIDLSGNEPKVAEYVETGRTYLDGSVQVGALDGVVRDRIRMALNGHLTVTVLMDEEDEPLGDPWVDAMGLSETGISKAPLVDVIEHDLSQWLGRAGAKTLRDDKALDEGLRKAARQSAQNEIGKKPEVTVVVSRLS
- a CDS encoding DEAD/DEAH box helicase, whose protein sequence is MTKFTDLNLNPKVLKAIEEAGYDSPTPIQAGAIPPALTGRDVLGIAQTGTGKTASFTLPMITMLARGRARARMPRSLVLCPTRELAAQVAENFDTYAKYTKLTKALLIGGVSFKEQDKLIDKGVDVLIATPGRLLDHHERGKLILTDVKVMVIDEADRMLDMGFIPDIERIFGLTPFTRQTLFFSATMAPEIERITNTFLSNPERIEMARQATTSENIEQGVVMFKASRKDREATEKRKVLRALIDLEADKCTNAIIFCNRKMDVDAVAKSLKKYKYDAAPIHGDLDQSQRTRTLEGFRNGELRFLVASDVAARGLDVPSVSHVFNFDVPSHAEDYVHRIGRTGRAGRDGKAIMICSPRDEKNFEDVERLVQKEIPRVENPLATKAKAEAPAAEAAAPSEEAAPTTEKPKRTRSRSRKKPETVEAAATEATADAPAVEETKAPEAKAAEAKVSETPKPEPKSDRRTPRSRSGGRKNDRRDDRNSNTVVGLGDHTPSFIEFSFADRPKN
- a CDS encoding glycosyltransferase family 2 protein, with protein sequence MTKWGIVATIKADTAAILRFAAYHIELGAHRIYIYLDAPNPEAQEALRNHPKTRVVRCDEGYWKRLNGDRPDMHQPRQTLNATRAYKRARDEVDWLIHMDVDEFLVADTPIAETLAALPDGTQCARARPMELLAGCDPQVEAAFKTFVPANGKREQVVSALYPTYGEHLKGGFLSHIAGKLFVRTGIEGLKFRIHNAFVKGETNPNHVELPDLHLAHFHALDWDTWYSHFEYRLNEGSYRADLGPARSRERGGITMHELFNMLYDEDGKAGLKAFFQEVCADTPELRARLNAQNHLLCTSFPFDTAVAKNFPEFTNI
- a CDS encoding peptide chain release factor 3 codes for the protein MLDNNTNRPELPPEIARRRTFAIISHPDAGKTTLTEKFLLFGGAIQMAGQVRAKGEARRTRSDFMAMEKDRGISVSASAMSFDYQGSEINYRFNLVDTPGHSDFSEDTYRTLTAVDAAVMVIDGAKGVESQTQKLFEVCRMRDLPILTFCNKMDRESRDVFEIIDEIQENLAIDVTPASWPIGVGRDFIGCYDILRDRLELMDRADRNKVAESISIEGLDDPKLAEHVPAELLEKLKEDLEMVRELMPPLDAELMAEGSLTPIWFGSAINSFGVKELMDGIATYGPEPQVQKAQPRQIAPEEKKVAGFVFKVQANMDPKHRDRVAFVRLASGHFTRGMKLTHVRTKKPMSVTNPVMFLASDRELAEEAWAGDIIGIPNHGQLRIGDTLTEGEAIRVTGIPSFAPELLQGVRAGDPLKSKHLEKALMQFAEEGAAKVFKPSIGSGFVVGVVGQLQFEVLASRIELEYGLPVRFEQSQFTSARWVSGDKAAVDKFTDANKQHIAYDHDGDIVYLTRLQWDIDRVDRDYPDVKLTATKEMMV
- a CDS encoding Hint domain-containing protein, whose protein sequence is MSTGSLSSQSVPVYAASQFRATDGANMGDAISFASELILDDVYELEFASEPQRLSLVAKSDASFRVGYDSNVGTHEAIVHLDSAVTFMSPDGSISDALILVEVDEQGDVAEIYLLPFNELSSKTEYRLVGVDREAALSKFAQVACVSFTRGTNVTLASGAQRPVEDLTVGDRILTRDDGVQTLRWIGTTTTRAVGEFAPIRIAAGALNNTADLLVSPDHRLFIYQRTDELGAGRSELLVKARHLVNGDTVTVAEGGFVDYFQLLFDSHQIIYAEGIAAESMLIDSRTRSVLPEELSESLGNYVPGHSDLPHAGLDVQEGLLDRPDAAGLLKKASSR
- a CDS encoding SDR family oxidoreductase, with translation MDLGIRGKKALVCASSKGLGLGCAEALAAAGVNLVMNARGAEALEASAERLRSQYGVNIVTVAADVATEEGQEAVIQASKGVDILVNNAGGPPPGMWTDWDRDDFIKALDANMLAPIALIKALVPDMMEQGWGRVVNITSQSVRAPIGVLGLSNSARTGLTGYVAGTSRQVAGKGVTINNLLPGIHATDRADALDGGVVAAKGISLDEARSERAATIPAGRYGTRDEFGAACAFLCSQHAGFIVGQSILLDGGATNITM
- a CDS encoding sodium:proline symporter, translated to MQPVILIATFGLIILASLLAAPRSASVEGFFGGRGEQGRNPGLWVLVLSQVTTWIFARSLMNAAILGYYYGMAGTLAYAAYYGSFLTGGFIVGRLREGKATSVQDWLGARFGAVGNGCYNFVIALRLLSEVFANLIVVGLIFNAVLEGSGTTAIWIVAILGLAYSAWGGLSAALRTDVVQMVVFIGVFGIAFVALVTSSAFDLGAVITSSGTAGSYNGWVLLAVAGLQVFSYPAHDPVMMDRGFIASERVTQASFQHAFWISTLCIIGFGFFGIQAGLVGASYEGQLIGTWAEMFPSWIFSLLMISLLVSALSTLDSALSSAARLVVEEGGLPRTLTAGRLVMVVFMLAGTLLTLWGNATLFDAVAVSGTASMFLTPVLIVGLVMGRQIALWSYLVAFGAAIAGAFIYFARGWDSVAAWLIEGHKYEQLLVICICVLVAGFAAVLAGARRH